The following coding sequences lie in one Apium graveolens cultivar Ventura chromosome 3, ASM990537v1, whole genome shotgun sequence genomic window:
- the LOC141711477 gene encoding multifunctional methyltransferase subunit TRM112 homolog A-like produces MKLLTHNMLSSNIKGVTNGFPLGIEAEKIIERPVDMNPDFLKNMFFKIEWKPLVEASRIMGYSDLPVDVPDSSVLDSDEFLRKFHHALLEIHLEEGALVCPQTGRKFPVNKGIPNMLLHEDEV; encoded by the coding sequence aTGAAGCTGCTAACACACAACATGTTATCATCAAACATAAAGGGGGTAACGAATGGATTCCCTCTTGGCATCGAAGCTGAAAAGATAATAGAAAGGCCTGTGGATATGAACCCTGATTTCTTGAAAAACATGTTCTTTAAAATCGAGTGGAAGCCACTTGTGGAAGCTTCCAGAATAATGGGTTACTCTGATCTTCCCGTAGATGTTCCCGATTCATCGGTTCTTGATTCAGATGAGTTTCTTCGCAAGTTTCATCATGCCCTTTTGGAGATTCATCTTGAAGAAGGTGCTCTTGTTTGTCCCCAAACTGGTCGTAAGTTTCCGGTTAATAAGGGCATTCCTAATATGCTTCTTCATGAGGATGAGGTCTGA